In Palaemon carinicauda isolate YSFRI2023 chromosome 1, ASM3689809v2, whole genome shotgun sequence, the genomic stretch tcaagctacccccccccccataccctcgctaactagcggaatgggtagttaaccctcgctaaaatcttAATGGcacgtcctttcagcttcgcctaaagttataacccctaataaatagtgtaggtttgtattccagttacggaactaaTGTGatgttttatttaataggttatatggTTCTCTGTACAGTATCACGAATGACTGAATCCACGAAGACAGAACCACCGAATAACTGGCTGACTGTATATTAAGAGTTTCTAAAGTAAGTTatgtttttccaaactatacaaacctgagtcctctaATAAGAGTTTGGATTATATTCATGTATGAGCAAATTGAACAATGGCTTGATTAACATCTATTGGTGGTGCTTCTATTCTCTACTAGGGCTAGTCAATAAAATCTCTCCTATTAACTTCACTTCATATCTATACACCAATTGAGTCTGCACTAAATACTTTGCAGTTCCAGAGAAATAAGATTAAGTAAGGCACTTACCGTACTTGTATATTAAATGATCATATACTTGGTATAGATATATCaagaggtaaaaagaaaaatctaattaattaatatttcataattgGAACATGCAACTccaattatattaaaaatttaggTAAAGTTATTCGCGTCATGAAAATCAAGCTGTCATTAAAACAGGATAAAATACTGTTCCTCTAAATGCCATCCCAATTGCTACATTGAAATTTGAAATGGGCCCACTGGCTTTTTATTGTAAACAGATACAGtactgaactataaaaaaaaatcactaaatgaGATACCAAACTTCATATGCATTACCTGTGCTGCTTGGTCTGAAAGAGCAGCAGTTAAAGCCCTTACAGTGCTTTCCTCAATTCCAGGTAATGAAGCAAGGGCTAATATACTGGCACTCCTCACACTAGGATTAGCATCTCCAGCATCTTTCAAAAGGAGGTTCGCAGTTAAGAGAGCTAAATCTGCGTTACTTGTGCACCTGcaataatatatttattgtattatgaacagctaaaatattttatatttcatatttacaaacctcttattttaacccttttacccccaaaggacgtacaggtatgtttcacaaaactcatccctttacccccatggacgtaccggtacgtccttgcaaaaaactgctttttaaattcttttttgcaaatttttgataattttttgagaaacttcaggcatttttcaagagaatgagaccaacctgacctctctacaatgaaaattaaggctgttagagtaatttaaaaaaaaatatactgcaaaatgtgcttgaaaaaaaataaccccctgggggttaagggttggaaatttccaaatagcccgggggtaaataGTTTAATCATAACACTAGTTGTATAATACGGAGCCAAAACCCCtagttcttatttttttcttactgtgCTACATTTTCAGTATCTCACATATCAGCATTGTATATTTGGAGATTCTTTTAACCGAGTCTTGGAAATCTCTTATAAAGAGCTACCTTAACCTGTGAATATGCTCTTATATTGTTCCCTACCTATCAttacccatcttttttttttacataacatacAGTACCACAATATTTAGAATAAAATTCATGTGTTGTACCTTGAAGAAAGAAGTTTgactgtaacaaaaaaaaaaaaaaaagaattctcccCAACTTAGCACAATACAGTAGCTTCCCCAGGCAGGAAGGCAGCCAATGTAAAGACTATGTTTTTTCCACTTAAGCTACCTCATAGCTAAACAATTCAATCCTTTACAGTCTGTAAAGTAACCAAATACAGTACcccaatttttaaaagaaatttgtatttttcctaactatacaaaactaactcctttaacccccaaaggacgtactgctaagtttcacaaaactcatccctttacccccatggacataccggtacgtccgtgCAAAAAACtgctttctgggctccgacctgtgccgcccagtgaaatgctccttttacatggttctagacagcgcagtcatagtccactgcataaacagaggaggctccaagacAGCCCATATAAATCACGTCTTGTTAGcgatattttccatggcagcatcgaacaagtggcatttgtcagcagtccatctagcgggagtgcggaatgtagtggcggacgcacttttgAGGACGACTccgctggagtcagaatggtccctgaaTCAACAttcattcaaatggatcttatctcaggtcccgggtctccaggtagacctgtttgcgacggagtccaaccacaaactatcgtgttacgtagcccccaacctggaccctcgggcttatgccacagacgcaatgtcgttagattggaacacttgggagaggatttatttgttccctccaataaatcttctgatgaaagtgttggacaaacTCAGGTCTTTCAGGGGCCAAGTagctctggtagcccccaactggcccaagagcagttggtttcctctgttGGTGAAACTAggtctccaccctcgacagatacccaatcccattctaacacaagtagtacaaactcgcaatgtgttagcttcctcaagaattcagaatgccctaactttatggacttcatgaaatttgcagcccaaagaGGTGCTGCTATTGATCCCCAAAATACCCTGTTTttggaatcagacaaaagggaatctaccctccgacaatatgactcggctgttaaaaaacttgcaaagtttttaagggactcaaaggttgaaaagatgactatgaatctgacagttaccttcttcagaactctctttgaatcaggcctTGCAGCTAAAACCAtcactacaattaaatcagccttgaaaaagattttccatattggttttgatattgaccttacggattcatacttctcgtcaATCCCAaaagcctgcgccagattgaaaccatcaactcgccctagcgcagtttcctggtttttgaatgatgtccttaagctgGCCTCTGATACTCTTAACGAATCTTGCCATTACATAGCGTTATTAAGAAAGACCTTTTTCctattgagcctagcttctggcgccagaatttcaGAACTGTCAGCTTTGACTAGAGACCCAGGCCATATTGAGTTTCTCTCTTcagaagtccttctctcccctgacaaagttttcttggctaaaaatgaggaccctcagaacagatggtcctcctggaagattgttccacttcatCAGGACCCAtccttgtgtccagttaccaccctgaaatcctacttaaagagaacttccatgaagtccacagggcccttattcatcagagagaatggaggaaccattaccctgaaaggaatcagacaacagattctttattttattaaacaggctaaccctgaatcatttccccatgtccatgatatacgagctgtagctacttcagttAATTTCTTCCACCACATGAATTTTGATGAGCTTacaaaatatacaggctggaagtcccctaaagtttttaaacgccactacctaaaacctttggaagctctaaaatttgctacagtagcagccgggaatgtggttcctcctgaaaagTAACGAGTCTTAATCACAACATCTTGCTCTATCctccttcctcctacctgccttacttattgttcctacttggttttggttttgttttacttgagctacacccttatggtgtattattttatactCCTGTTAATGATCTTACCTTACCACGAATTGTTTTTGTTTATACCTGTTATTAGTTTTACTCTCCGACGAGTTGGTTTTGTTATTTGACCATTAAGGATGTGTTTTATTTTGCTCTGCATCATTATTTGCCTTGCCTTTCCAGCCATCCCTAGTGTGGGATTTTGCaattattgtactgtatttatTTTCCCTTAATGTTTGAGAGTACTTACCTTCAGGATTCCTTATATAACCTTGTTCTTGAATTAAAcatgttttggtattattttgtattcAATTACTTCCCTTCAGGTATTGTGCCAAGTTTGGGCCCctattctctggtactatttcactgggcggcacaggtcggagcccagaaatgagTGTATTAACCTGGTAAGTTTAGACCAAATATTAGGGATCTTGCTTTAGTAGGGAACGGACTAAAGTTGGGTGTCATAGGGCCGATGAATCTCTCAACATCCTCGAAAAAACCCCGATGACATTTGTCGGAAGGGCTGTACAAAACGCGACGCTTCAATGATAACCCAGGGGAAAACGAGTATTTGTTGGTTTCTTTCACTTACTGAACTGATTCTGGGTGACGAATGGAAGAGCGTGGTAACTACTGTAAGTAATCAAAAAACCTTTGTGTTCCCTGTTTTTACAGCTCCTCCTGTTTTGTACtgtactaaacagttcttcttagTACGTATGGCCTTTTACTCTTGAATGGAAAATTACATACATTCTAGGTTTATACCATTCTTTTAGGCTCTGTAAACAAGTGTGCGCGGTAATGAGCATACACTAATTAGTGAATGTGTTCCAACATGGGAGCGCATAAACAGCAGAATGAGCTTTCGCTAAATATTGTACACAAAAAGACAAGTGTGAACCTACAAGAAACCTAACATGTACAGATGAATAAGCACTAACAGGGTGGCACTTGCCTACAGGAGATTCTTCCAGTTCATAAAAATTCAAGCTAATTGTAAGGAATAGATAGGTGGCACCGCGATTAATAGCAGGCGGTATGGAGTGATtgcacaggagagtgctggcgagctggagggTGCTGATGACCTAGAGAGAGCTttggtgcaggagagcgctggcacttGGTAAAGCGGTGACATATAGGAGAGCACTTTTGTCCACGAGAGCATTGACAAGCCGGAGACCGAGGCTGCGCATGAGAGCGCTGATGTCTAGGGGAGCGCTGACGAGCTTGAGCTGGAGAGTGCAGTTGCGCTGGCGAGCGTAGGTTGGCTGGTGAGCACTGGTCACCTAAAAATCGCTTCTCTTTGAAATGGCAAGGCTGCGCTGGAGAGCGCCGGCGATCgggagatcgctggggcattggaaGGCGCTGAGGACGAGCAGGAGAAGGCTGGCAATTGGGCGAACATCGAAGTGCTGATGCACTGGAGAGCGAAGATGCTCTGGAAAGCGTTGGAGAGCAGGCTGGCGCTGACATGTTGTTGGAGAGCACTGGTGCCCTGCAAcccgctggcgagctggagagcattGGCGGGCAGCTGAACGCTTCGAAGGAACATCCAGAGGATGTACAAGA encodes the following:
- the LOC137658194 gene encoding uncharacterized protein, translating into MDLISGPGSPGRPVCDGVQPQTIVLRSPQPGPSGLCHRRNVVRLEHLGEDLFVPSNKSSDESVGQTQVFQGPSSSGSPQLAQEQLVSSVGETRSPPSTDTQSHSNTSSTNSQCVSFLKNSECPNFMDFMKFAAQRGAAIDPQNTLFLESDKRESTLRQYDSAVKKLAKFLRDSKVEKMTMNLTVTFFRTLFESGLAAKTITTIKSALKKIFHIGFDIDLTDSYFSSIPKACARLKPSTRPSAVSWFLNDVLKLASDTLNESCHYIALLRKTFFLLSLASGARISELSALTRDPGHIEFLSSEVLLSPDKVFLAKNEDPQNRWSSWKIVPLHQDPSLCPVTTLKSYLKRTSMKSTGPLFIRENGGTITLKGIRQQILYFIKQANPESFPHVHDIRAVATSVNFFHHMNFDELTKYTGWKSPKVFKRHYLKPLEALKFATVAAGNVVPPEK